A region from the Nesterenkonia lacusekhoensis genome encodes:
- a CDS encoding nitroreductase family protein, giving the protein MPLLDDWTKMPQGQAAQSYASLIYRRATDGMLIDDWEVDWSRQPFTHAVYPSSTTYTMPLPGPDSTLLAETVHPTPQALAEALHIALGIVAQRLSVNLNDGHTVYSQADSAKWGRTTASGGGRYCGDVYLVESGDAAAAAHSAEPHLEPKIGLPAGIYHYSILHHAWELLAPGDYTDAVADAQGHDHTAQRYLLTTINYWRSGFKYNDFAYQATAMDLGTVAGTLIEIMGSGLSSSWDMWVAETSLSDLLGLNPDEDGVYAVQAWGSSRPSQPAPTPPRQLPQRLTGPEASTRTFLTTKALQREMSSQPQRPQEFPTPSAVAELDTTDRPHDWLGSLLHRESSFGRFTGAPVPAEALRTMLQRADTVGDLFTTGPGARWEFLVYVTAVDGLTPGLYSYRGGQHQQDPLTLLVEGPQNDFLASTYFLRNYDGHRAAATVILCANVFEATQLWGVRGYRYINAIVGAMCQAMSVQAVRHGISTGTALGFDALKHAHHAGLEAERMTPLLMMMTGVDDEKCGRFSATTTTLTTILEDLA; this is encoded by the coding sequence ATGCCCCTGCTAGACGACTGGACAAAGATGCCCCAAGGGCAGGCAGCACAGAGCTATGCCTCCCTGATCTACCGCCGTGCCACCGACGGGATGCTCATTGATGACTGGGAAGTCGATTGGTCCCGGCAGCCGTTCACCCATGCGGTCTACCCCTCCAGCACCACCTATACAATGCCGCTGCCCGGGCCGGATTCCACCCTATTGGCAGAGACGGTGCACCCGACCCCGCAGGCGCTGGCAGAGGCCCTCCACATCGCTCTTGGAATCGTTGCCCAGCGACTGTCGGTCAACCTCAACGACGGTCACACCGTCTATTCCCAGGCCGATTCCGCGAAATGGGGACGGACCACCGCCTCGGGCGGGGGCCGTTACTGCGGTGATGTCTATCTGGTGGAGTCTGGCGATGCGGCTGCAGCAGCGCACAGTGCAGAACCACACCTAGAGCCCAAGATAGGGCTTCCGGCAGGGATCTACCACTACTCAATCCTGCACCACGCATGGGAGCTGCTGGCCCCGGGTGATTACACCGACGCCGTGGCTGACGCCCAGGGACATGACCATACCGCCCAGCGCTATCTGCTGACAACCATCAACTACTGGCGCAGCGGCTTCAAGTACAACGACTTCGCCTATCAAGCCACGGCCATGGATCTGGGCACTGTTGCAGGGACGCTTATCGAGATCATGGGTTCGGGGCTTTCCTCCTCCTGGGATATGTGGGTCGCAGAAACCTCGTTGTCTGACCTCCTCGGCCTCAACCCGGACGAGGATGGGGTCTATGCCGTCCAAGCATGGGGCAGCTCCCGCCCCTCGCAACCGGCGCCCACCCCGCCCCGGCAGTTGCCTCAGCGCCTCACCGGTCCCGAAGCGTCTACCAGAACCTTCCTGACCACCAAAGCACTCCAGCGAGAGATGTCCTCGCAACCCCAGCGACCCCAAGAGTTCCCGACCCCCTCCGCAGTCGCCGAGTTAGATACAACCGACCGCCCCCACGACTGGCTGGGAAGCCTCCTGCACCGGGAGTCGAGCTTCGGGCGGTTCACCGGAGCCCCCGTCCCTGCCGAAGCTCTCAGGACGATGCTGCAGCGAGCCGACACAGTCGGAGACCTCTTCACCACCGGGCCGGGTGCCCGCTGGGAGTTCCTGGTCTACGTCACCGCCGTCGACGGGCTCACCCCCGGCCTCTACTCCTACCGGGGCGGCCAGCATCAGCAAGACCCCCTGACCTTACTGGTGGAGGGGCCACAGAATGACTTCCTGGCCTCCACCTATTTCTTGAGGAACTATGACGGCCATCGCGCCGCGGCCACTGTCATCCTCTGTGCCAACGTCTTCGAAGCCACCCAGCTTTGGGGAGTCCGGGGATACCGCTACATCAACGCCATCGTCGGCGCGATGTGCCAAGCGATGTCAGTTCAGGCTGTCCGCCACGGCATCAGCACCGGGACCGCCCTGGGCTTCGACGCGCTCAAACACGCCCACCATGCGGGACTGGAGGCTGAGCGGATGACTCCGCTGCTGATGATGATGACCGGCGTCGATGACGAAAAATGTGGCCGTTTCAGCGCCACCACAACCACCCTCACTACGATTCTGGAGGACCTCGCATGA